The DNA region CCGGTGCCCAGGCACGCCGCGCCCCTGCCTCCCGAGCTGCGCCCGCACGCCGCGCCCCTGCCTCCCGAGCTGCGCCCGCACGCCGCGCCTCGGCCACGCGCTGCGCCCGCACGCCGCGCCTCGGCCACGAGCTGCGCACGCGCTCGGGTGGAGCACCCGCGACACGCGAGAAGCTCAGTGCCCCGGCCCCGACCTGGTCGCCCCCGCGTGTGTGCCGGCATCTCGCGCTTGCAAGCCCCCACGCCAGCACCCGGGCCCAGCCCTCCCGGAGCCGCGAAGCTCCTGGAAGGAAGCTTCCTTCCAGGCCCTTTTCGCAGCGGAGCGGCCGACGTCGCCACGCCGGGTACGCTGAGCTCGGCCGCGTCAGCTCCGACACCCACTCGCGACGCCGCGGGTCAGGCCGCGCACAGCGACACCTGCGCCGCCGGGACGGGCTGCGGCAGCTTCGTGAGCGCGCGGAGAGCGGGAGTCAGGCGGGGTGGGAGGCCCACTGCAGGTCCCGGATGAAGGCGGAGGAGGCGAGGATGTCCCCCACGGCGGCCACCGCTTCGGGCGAGACGCCCCGCTGTCGTCCCCCGAAGAGCGTGGCCAGGAACCCGACCTCCCGCTCGAACCAGCCGGCCCAGCACGCCGCCTCGAGCTCATCCCCCGGAACGAGGCCGAGCAGGAAGCAGTGCGGGATGCCGCCGACGCGGTAGCGCAGGAACCCGCCGAAGTCCTCCTGGCCGGGCTCGGGGTCGGCGTCCACGCCGCACGCGCGCAGCTCCTGGATGAGCCAGGCGGCCACGTCGTCGCCGAAGCACTCCGGGTTGATGAAGTGCTCGCGCGGCTCCGACGTGTTGAAGCGGTCCGAGCGGAAGGTCACCTGGAATTCCATCGTGTCCGCGGCGCGCGCCTAGCCCTCCTCGAGGCCGCCGAAGAGCAGCTTCACCAGCCCCTCGTCCTCGTGGCGATAGAACACGTACACGTGGTCTCCGGGCAGCAGCTGCGTGTCGCCGCGCGGTGCGACGAGCTCGCGCCCGCGCACGATGAGCATCAGGTTGCTGCCGGGCGGAAAGGGCACGTCCATCACGGCGTTGTGGGCGACGGCGGAGGCGGGGCCGATGAAGAACGAGGCCATGTCCCCGTTGAGCTGCTGCATGCTGGAGATCTCCAGCACCGCCTGGGGCGCGGGCGGGGTGTTGGACTCGAGCCGCAGCCAGCGGGTGACGTGGCGCACGGTGCCGCCGGGCACGAGCGCGTTCACCACCACGACGAAGAACACCACGTTGAACACGTACGCCGCGTCCGGCACGCCCACGAGCACGGGGAAGGTGGCGAGGATGATGGGGACGGCGCCGCGCAGCCCCACCCAGCCCACGTAGGCCGCCTCGCGCAAGGGATAGCGGAAGGGGGCGAGGCAGAGTGCGACCACGAGCGGCCGGGCGACGAAGGCGAGCAGCAGCCCGAGCCCCAGCCCCTCCCAGCCCACGGTGATGAGGCGCGAGGGCAGCACCAGCAGCCCGAGCACGAGGAACATCACCACCTGGCTGAACCAGGCGAGCGCGTCGTGCACGCGCAGCAGGCCGGTGCGGTGGGGCAGGAGCCCGTTGCCCACGACCACGGCGGCCACGTACACGGCGAGGAAGCCGCTGCCGTGCAGCAGGGTGGCGAGCCCGAAGGCGAGGAAGGCGAGCCCCAGGGTGACCACGGGGTAGAGGCCCACGGCGGTGAGGCGCACCCGGTTGAGCAGCAGGCGCCACGCGTAGCCCAGCGCGACGCCGCAGGCGCCGCCCACGGCGAGCTGCAGCGGCACCTCCAGCAGCAGGCTCCAGCCGGGGCGGTGCCCGGTGGCGATGGCCTCGGTCATCGCGAGCGTGAGGATGACGGCCATCGGGTCGTTGAGCCCGCTCTCCAGCTCGAGCGTGACGCCCACGCGCCGCTGCAGGTGGATGCCGCTGCCGCGCAGCACGCTGAAGACGGCGGCCGCGTCCGTGCTGGAGACCACCGCGCCCACCAGCAGCGCGTGGGGCCAGCCCATGCCGAAGAAGAAGTGGGCGCCGAGCGCGACGACGCCCGCGGTGCCGGCGACCCCCAGCGTGGCGAGCACGACGGCGGGCCCCAGCCCCTCGCGCACCGCGCCCCAGGGGGTGTTGAGGCCGCCGTCGAAGAGGATGAGCACCAGCGCCACCGTGCCCAGGCGGAAGGCGAACCCGTAGTCCTCGAAGGGGATGTGGCCCAGGCCCTCGGAGCCCGCGAGGATGCCCAGCGCGAGGAAGAGCAGCGCCACGGGCACGCCGAAGCGGCCGGAGGCGCGGCTGAACAGGGCGCTCACGCTCATCAGCAGCCCGAGGCTGACGAGCACGAGGGCGGTGGCGTGGGGCTCGTGCATGGCCCCCCGCCTCTAGCAGAGGGGCGGGCGGCGGGCGCGCGCGGCCCGGCGCCCGGGGCGAGACGTTTGGCCGGGGGGCGCGCGGGCGGCGTGCAGCCTGGCCGCAGTGCGGCCGGGAACGTTCCCCAGGCCGCACTTGGCCCGCTCCCGCGCCCGCAGGCCCCTTCCGCTTCGGCCCCGGGCCCCCTAACCCAGAGGGCCGGTATGAGGACTCGTCCAGAGAGCGGTGGGCCGTGAGCGCGGGCGGGCAGAGCCTGCCCCTGCGGCTGGTGCGCGGGGCGGGGCGGCGGGGCGAGGGGGTGCTGCGGCACGCCGGGGGCATCGGGCTGCTCGCGCTGGGCACCCTCAACGCCACGCTGCGCGGGCGGGTGCGCTTCGCGGACGTGGTGGCGCAGGTGTACAGCATGGGGGTGCAGAGCGTGCCCCTGGTGCTCATCACCGGAATGCTCGCGGGGGTGGTGACGAGCCAGCAGGGCGGCTACCAGTTCACCGGCGCGGTGCCCCTGTACGTGCTGGGCAGCATCGTCACCAGCAGCGTCATCCTGGAGCTGGGCCCGGTGATGACGGCGTTCGTGCTCATCGGGCGGGTGGGGGCGCGGATCACCGCGGAGCTGGGCACCATGCAGGTCTCCGAGCAGATCGACGCGCTGCAGGCGCTGGGGCGCGACCCGGTGAGCGTGCTCGCGGCGCCGCGGGTGCTCGCCGGGGTGCTCACGGTGCCGCTGCTGGTGGGGCTCGCGGACGCGGCGGGGCTCTTCGCCGGCATGCTCGCCGCGAAGGTGGCGGTGGGGCTGGGGCCCCAGTCCTTCCTCTACGGCGCGCGCCTCTTCTGGCACAGCTACGACCTGCTCTACTCGCTCGGGAAGGGGCTCACCTTCGGGGTGGTGCTGCCGCTCATCAGCGTGCACATGGGCATGCGCACGCGCGGCGGCGCGGAGGGCGTGGGCCGCGCCACCACCGCGAGCGTGGTGTTCATGATCATCACTGTGCTGGTGCTGGACGCGCTCTTTCCCCCTCTCTTCCTCAACTAGCGCCCGCGATGATCGAGTACCTGGACGTGCACAAGACCTTCGACGTGCCGGTGCTCGCCGGGCTCACGCTCAGCGTGGCGAAGGGCGAGCGGCTGTCCATCGTGGGGCCCAGCGGCACGGGCAAGAGCGTGCTGCTCAAGACCACGCTGGGGCTCATCGCACCGGACCGGGGGGACGTGCGCATCGGGGGGCAGTCGGTGCTCGCGGCGAAGCCCGCGGAGCTGCGGCGGCTGCGGCGCAAGGTGGGCTACGTGTTCCAGAACGCGGCGCTCTTCGACTCGCTCACGGTGTACGAGAACGTGGCGCAGGGGCTGCCGGACGACGAGCAGCAGCAGCTGGGCGAGAGCGCGGTGGTGGACCGGGTGGTGGCGGCGCTGCGCGAGGTGAACCTGGAGCCCGAGCGCGTCTTCCTCAAGCTGCCCAGCCAGCTGTCGGGCGGGATGCGCAAGCGGGTGGGGCTCGCGCGCGCGCTCATCGCGGAGCCGGAGGTGATGCTGTACGACGAGCCGGTGACGGGGCTGGACCCGGTGAACAGCGCCGCGGTGGAGCGGCTCATCGTGCAGATCGCCGAGCACACGGGCGCCACCAGCGTGGTGGTGACGCACGACATCGCGGGGGCGCTGGAGATCAGCCACCGCATCGCGCTGCTGGACCGCGGCCGCCTGCGCTTCGTGGGCACCCCGGACGAGTTCCGAAGGAGCGAGGACCCGCTGGTGCGCGCCTTCGCCTACCGCGAGGCGGCCGCCGAGGCCGCCGTGCGCATGATGGAGGACTGAGATGGACCCCGCGCCCCTGCCCCCCCCGCGCCGCGCCCACCGCCAGGAGGTGCTCGCCGGCGCGCTCGTGCTCGCCGGCGTGCTGGCCATCCTGGTGGCGCTGTTCACGCTGACGGACGCCTCGCTCTTCCGCGGCCGCTACGTCCTCACCAGCCGGGTGCCGGACGCGGGCGGCATCCGCAAGGGGGACCCCGTGCAGATGCGGGGCGTGAACATCGGCCGGGTGACGGGCTTCCGCATCGAGCAGGACGGGGTGGTGGTGCGCCTGGAGCTGGAGGGCGAGTACCGGGTGCCGGCCGACAGCCGCATGGAGCTCAAGAGCGGCGGGCTGCTCGGGGGCACGGTGGCGGAGGTGGTGCCGGGCAAGAGCGCGCAGGTGCTCGCGGACGGGGCGAGCCTGCCGGGCAAGAGCGGCACGGGCGCGCTGGACGGGGTGGAGCAGCTGACGAACCGCGCGGAGGCGGCGCTCTCGCAGGTGCAGGCCATGGTGTCCCCGGAGACGGCGCAGCACGTGGCCACGAGCTCCGCGGAGCTGGAGCGGCTGCTCAAGGAGCTGTCCGGGGCGGCGGTGGAGCAGCGCCAGGAGCTCGCCCAGCTCACCCGCAGCCTGCGCCGCTCGGCGAGCGGGGTGGAGGCGGCCGTGGCGGGCCCCGAGCTCGCCCGGGCGGTGAAGCGCCTGGACGCGCTGAGCGCGCGCATGGACCAGGTGAGCGCCTCGCTGCAGCGCAGCAGCGGCTCGCTCGAGGTGGTGATGGGGCGCATCGAGCGCGGCGAGGGCACCCTGGGGCGGCTGAGCAAGGACGACACGCTCTACCTCAGCCTCAACGCGGCGGCGACCAACGTGGCCAAGGCGGGGCGCGAGGTGGGCGCGCTGAGCGAGGACCTGCGCCTGCACCCCGAGCGCTACGTGAAGCTGAGCCTCTTCTGAGCTAGCGGGGCGCCTCGGCCGGTGGGGGCTCGGGAGGCCCCGGCTGCTGCTGCTCCTTCACCTCGGTGATGGGCGGCGCGGACGCCACGGGCTGCACGGTGGTGGCCAGGTTCACCGCGGCGCCACCGCCGCTGCCCGCGGGGGCCTGCGCGATGGTGAAGCGGGCGCGCACCTCCTCGCCCTCGTGCACCTGCGCGCGCAGGCGGGCCGCGGGGCTGCCGGGGCGGTGGGTGGGGCGGGCGCGGCCGATGACCCGGGTGGAGGGCTGCAGCCGCAGCGGGACGAGCGCGCGGCCGGCCCGCACGTAGAGGGTGTCTCCCTCGATGGCGTGCACCGTGCCCACGAGGCTGCGCTCCTGCGCGGGCGGCTCCCGCAGCGCCTCCACGAGGGCGTGCGTCTGCGCGCGGATGGCCGCGAGGGCCGCGGGGTCCGGCGCAGGCGTGCGCTCGAGCTGCGCGGCGACGGGGTTGGGGCCGCGCGGGGCCGCCGGCGCGTCCGAGGCCTGCGCCGGCGCGAGCGCCGACAGCAGCCCCGCCAGCGCCACCGCGCCGAGCCGCTGCACCTGTGGGCATGCCCTCATGACCCGCCTTCTCCACCCACACCCATAATGCGTACCCTCAGGCGCGGAACCCCCGGACGCACCGTCCGGGTGAGGAACGGCCGTCCCCCAGGAGCGCAGGCAGGGGCCTGCCCCCTCTTCCGGGAGAGGGAGGGCCATCGCAGCGCCGCCAGCCCCTGCAGCGGCCGGGGGGCGCGCGCCCCTACACTGGGGCTGTCCCGATGGCCGCTCTCCCTGCCCTCCTGTTCGCGGCCGCTGCGCTCGCAGCGCCCCTCGCCGCCGCGGCGCCGCCTGCTGCTCCCGGCGCGCACGCCGCGGCCTTCGGGCGTCCGTCTGCCGACGCGCCGCTGCGAGGCGCTGCAGCGGCCGCGGCGGGTGCCCCGGCCCCCGCCGAACGTGCCCTCCGCGCAGCGCCGCAGCCCACCGCGCCGGAGGCCTCCCCCGCTACGGCCGAGCCGCCGCTGCGGGCTGCGCCGACGGTCGGCCCGGCGCCGGAGCTCCCCCTCCCCGCACTCCCGCGTCCGCCCGCCAGCGCCGCGGCGGCGCTGCCCCCGCGCGCCCCGCCGGCCGACGCGCCGCTGCGGGCCGCCGCGCCCTCCGCCTCCTGGCGGGTGCCGGTGCTGCACACCGCGGGGCTGATGGTGGGGATGCGGGTGGGGCTGAGCCTCGCGTGGCCGCGCGCCTACGATCCGAGCCGCCTGCGCGAGGGGCTGCACAGCCTGGGCGAGGCGTACACGCACCTGCCGGAGTACCACCGGGGGCGGCCGCCGCTCGAGTCGGACGGGGACCCCTGGCTGCTCAACGGCGTGGGCCACGGCCTCTTCGGCGCGGAGGTGTACGGGCGCGCGCGGCAGTGTGGGCACTCGGCGGGGGCGTCGCTCGCGGCGGCGGCGCTCGCCTCCACGGCGTGGGAGTACGGGCTGGAGGCGCTGCACCAGCGCCCCAGCGCCCAGGACCTGGTGTGGACGCCGCTCGCGGGCGCGCTGCTGGGCGAGGGGCGCTTCCGGCTCGTGCGCGCGGTGCGCGGCAGCGGCGGCTCGGGACTCAGCGCGCCGCGCCGGGTGCTGCTGTGGGTGCTGGACCCCCTCGGCGAGGCGGAGCGCGGGCTGCTGGGCACGGAGTGCTAGGGCGGCCAACCCCCTGAATCCGCTATCCTTCCGCTCTCCTCTCCGGGCGCGCTGAAACTTCCCGCGCGCTCGCGTCACCCCGAGCTGCCGTGGCCCTGCCCTCCGTCCTCCGCCTCCTGCCTTCGCGCGAGCCCCTCGAGGCCCGGGGTGCGGCGCGCGCGCAGCCGGAGGCCGCCGTGGCGGCGGCGGCGGCCGCCGCGGCGGAGCGCGCGGGCGAGGCGCTGCTGGTGCGCCGGGCGCGCGCGCGGGACGCCGCCGCCTTCCGCACCCTCTACGAGCGGCACGCGCCCGGGGTGTGGCGCTTCGCGCGCGAGCTGCTGCGCGACGAGAGCGCGGCGGACGAGGCGACGCAGGAGACCTTCGTGCGGGCGCACGCGCGGCTGGAGACGCTGCGCGACGAGGAGCGGCTCGCCTCGTGGCTCTTGGGCATCGCGCGGCTGGTGAGCCTGGAGGCGCGGCGCGCGCGCGGGGCGGCGGCGCTCTTCGACCTGCCGGCGGACGACGAGGAGGGGCAGGCGGTGATCGAGGCGGTGCTGCCCACGCCCACCCCCGAGGCGCTGCTGCTGGACCGCGAGCTGGAGGGGCTGCTGGGCGAGGCGCTCGCGGGGCTCTCCGAGGGGCGGCGCGCGGCGCTGCTGCTGCGGCTCGAGCACGGGCTCGCCTACGAGGAGATTGCGCAGGTGATGGGCTGGAACCTGCCCAAGGTGAAGAACGAGATCCACCGCGCCCGGCTGCAGCTGCGCGAGCGGCTCGCGGGGCACGTCGGAGGTGAGCGATGAAGGCGACCTGCTACCCCACGCGCCTGGACCGGCTGCTCGCCGGAGAGCTGAGCGGCGCGCAGGCGCTCGAGCTGCGCGCGCACCTGCGCGAGTGCGGCGCGTGCGCGCACGAGCTCGCGTGGCAGCGGCAGGAGCGGGGGCTGCTCGCCCAGCGCGCCCGCGGCGCGCGGGCGGCCGCCGCGGCGCGGCCGGGGCTTCGCTGGGAGGCGCTGGAGCAGCGGCTGCGGCAGGTGCCGGCGCGGGCGCGGGCGCGCTGGGAGCGCCGGGGCACCATGGCCGCGGGCGCGCTCGCGGCGATGCTGGTGGCGGCCTTCAGCCTCGTGCTCGGCGCGGAGCCGCTGCCCGAGAGCAGCTGGGGCGGCGAGCTGGTGTCGCGCGCGCCGGGGCCGGAGGCGGCGTGCATCGAGCCCGGCCCGGATGCCGTCGCGCGGCACGAGGCGCGCTTCGAGGCCTGCCTCCTCGCCTCGCCGCTGGTCTCCCTGCGCTAGGGCGCTCAGGGCTCCGGCGGCTCGCTGCGCAGCCGCTCGAGCGCGGCGCGCGCCTGCACGAGGCCGAAGCCGTAGGCGGGGTCGCGCCCCGGCTCGCCCAGGTCCCTCGCGCTCGCCTCGAGCAGGGTGCGCACCTGGTCGGCGCGCAGCCCGGGGCGGGCGCTCCACACCAGGGCGGCGACGCCGGAGACGTGGGGCACGGCCATGGAGGTGCCGCTGAAGCTCGCGTAGTCCACCGGGTGCACGCTCACCTCGGTGGAGAGCCCCGCCTGGGCGCGCACCCGCTCCGCGTCCTCCTTGCCCAGCACGGCCGCGGGGGGCCAGGCGCCCGCGGGCGGAGGGCCGCCGAGGGTGAGGTTGCCGGGGGCGGCGCCCGGGTCGCCGTTGGCGATGAGGACGGCGCGCGCGCCTTGCGCCTGCACCGCGCGCACCTTGTCCGCGAAGGCGAGCTGCCCGCGCTGCACGAGCGCGACGAAGCCCTTCTCCGCGAGCGCCGGGGAGAGCGCGCCGCAGCTGTCCGCGGTCGCCGCGAGGCCGCAGTCCACCAGGGGCCCGCGGAAGGTGCCCTCGCCGGCGAAGTCGATGGAGGCGGCCGGCACGGCCGCGCCCGCCACGTGCACGTCGCTCGCGAGGTCCACGCCGCGGATGACGGTGGAGAGCACGCCCACGCCGGGGGCGACGAGCGAGGTGGCCGGGCCCTGGTTGCTGAAGGGGGCGATGCGGCCGGCCGCGTCCACCGCGCCCACCGCGAGCACGGAGGGGTAGGCGGCCGGGAAGGAGACGGGGGCCACGACGCAGGACTTGCTCGCGCTGTCGTTGCCGGTGGCCGCGATGGCGAGCAGCCCTGCCTGGCGCGCCGCCTCGAAGGCGGACTCCTCGGCGGGGCTGGAGGTGTGCGAGCCGAGCGAGAGCGAGACGATGTGCGCGCCCTGCGCCTGGCACCAGGTGAGCCCCTCCAGCACGGTCGCGGTGCTGCCGCGCCCGGTGGTGTCCAGCACCCGGCCCACCAGGAGCGTGGCGCCCGGGGCCATGCCCACCAGGCCCTGCGGGTCCATGCCGGGGGCGAGCCCGCCGGGCGAGCCCAGCTGCGCGGCGATGGTGCCGGCCACGTGGGTGCCGTGGCCGCCGCCCCAGGTCTTCGTCGCGGCGTCGTAGTCCGAGGGGTCGTCGTCCCCGTCCACGAAGTCGTGGCCCGCGGCCACCTGCGGATCGTAGGGCCCCTGGAGCTCGGGGTGGCGCGGGTCCAGGCCGGTGTCCAGCACGCACACCCGGATGCCCTCGCCGGTGGGGGCGCCCGGGTCCACGCGGCCGTCCAGGTCCGCGTCCCACACCTCGGGCGCCTGCACCTGGCGGCCCCCCGCGGTGTGCTCCCCGGCGCTGCCCGCCTGTGCGAAGGCGCCGCTCGCGCCCTGCAGCACGGCGCGCGCGCCCACCCGGGCGAGCGCGTCCGGCAGGCCCAGCGCGTACACGGGGCGGTCCGGCTCGAGCGCCGCCACGGCCGGGTCCCTCGCGAGCTGCGCGGCCTCGGCGTCCGTGAGCCGGGCGAGCAGCACGGGCAGCCCCCGCAGCGCGCGCACGGGGCGCCCGCCCACGTGGCCCACGGCGGCCTGCGCCGCGGCGAGCGCGCTCACCCGGCCCGCGGCCTGCGCCTGCGCGCCGCCGCCGCCCGGCACCCGCACGAGCCAGGGGCGCCGGCCCTCCGCGTCCGCGGGCAGCTGCGCCTCGGGCGCGTCCTGCAGCGAGGCCGAGCAGGTGGGCCTGTCCAGCTCCTGCGGCTCGCGCTTCGCATCGCCCCCACAGCCCGCCGCCAGCCCCGCCCCCAGCCCCAAGGCCAGGGCCGCCCACCCCACCACCACCCGACGCTGCATGTCCCGCCCCCCGCCGCCCGCTGCTGCGCACCGCCCCATCGGGCAGGAAGCGCACGGCGGGGCGCGGCCGCCAGCAGGCCCTGCACCGGAGGCGCGCCGGCGCGTGCGCCGGTGCACAGCGGCCGGTCCCGGAGGCGGGGCGGGGCGTCAGCTGTCGGACGGGTCGATGCCGAAGAGGCGCTGGGCGTCCGCGTCGTAGCGCTCGAGCTGGCGCTGCTGCTCGGCCGCGTCCCAGCCCAGCGCGGGCGCGAGCACGCGCGCGGCGACGCGCGCCGCCGCGCGCCCGTTGTCGCGCGTCTCGAAGGCCACCTTCAGCCGGCGCACGAGGAGGTCCGCGAGCGTGTGCACCAGCTCGGCCTGCGCCCCGTGCAGGGCCTCGGCCTGCAAGTAGGGGAGCCCCTCGCACAGGGGCTGGGCGAGCGCGGGCGTGGCCTGGACGAGCGCCCACACCTGGCGCCAGCGCCCGCCGTAGGCGTGCACCAGGTGCTCGGCCGTCTCGGGGGAGAGGCCTGCGCGGCGCGCCTCGAGCACCTCGGCGGGCACGTGGCCGCGCTCGCCGCCGGGCAGGGGCAGCCCCTCGGTGGGGGTGCGGCGGTGGGCGCGCCCCAGCTCGCGCTCCACGCGGTCCACCACGTCGCGCGCCATCACGCGGTAGGTGGTGAGCTTGCCGCCGCTGATGCCCAGCACGCCGCTCGCGCTCACGTGCAGCGCGTGCTCGCGGCTCGCGCTGTTGGCGCCCCCGTGCGCGCCGTAGGCCTCGGAGGCCAGGGGGCGGATGCCGGCCCAGGCGCTCACCACGTCCTGGCGGGTGAGGTGGGCCCCGGGGAAGAAGGCGTTCGCGGACGCGAGCAGGTAGGCCACGTCGCTCTCGCTCGCGCGCACCTCGGCGGGGTGGGCGCGGGTGGAGGTCTCGGTGGTGCCGATGATGGCGTGGGGGCCCGCGGGCAGGATGAACATCACCCGGCCGTCCAGCGGGCTGAGCAGCGTGAGCGCCTCGCGGTTGCCGAGCCGCTCGCGCGGCACCTCGATGTGCACCCCCTTGCTGCCGCGCACCGAGGGGTGGCCCGCCGCCTCCGGCTCGTCGAGGCGGCGGATCTCGTCCGTCCAGGGCCCGGCCGCGTTCACCAGCACCCGGGCGCGCACGCGAAGGCCCTGCCCGGTGAGCGCGTCCACCAGGTCCGCGCCCACCGCCCGGCCCCCCTCGTGCACGAGCGCCGCGACGCGCACGTGGTTGAGCACGCAGGCGCCGGCCTCGAGCGCGCCGAGCGCGTTGGCGAAGGTGAGGCGCGCATCGTCCGTGGCGGCGTCGTAGTAGCGCGCGCCGCCCTTGAGCCCCTCGGGCTTGAGCGCGGGCTCGGCCGCGAGCACCGCCCCGCGCGAGAGCCCCTTGTAGCCGCGCACGTTGCGAAAGAGCGAGAGCGCATCGTAGAGGAAGAGCCCCGCCTCGAGCTTCCAGCGCGGCACGCGCGCGCCCGCGTACACCGGCCAGGTGAAGGCGAGCGGGCGCACCAGGTGCGGGGCGAGCGTGAGCAGGCGCCGGCGCTCGATGGAGCTCTCGAAGACGAGCCCCAGGTGCCCGTGCTCGAGGTAGCGCAGGCCGCCGTGGATGAGGCGGCTGGAGCGGCTGGAGGTGCCGCTCGCGAAGTCCTCGCGCTCCACCAGCGCCACCTTGAGGCCGCGCAGCGCCGCGTCGCGCGCAACGCCCGCCCCCGTGGCGCCGCCGCCGATGACCAGCAGGTCGAAGGCCTCGCCCGCGAGCCGCGCGAGCCGCTCGGCGCGCGAGGGCGGCGCGGGCACGGACAGGGCGCCGGAGGGGTCGGTCGCGGCGCGGGTGAGGGCGGCGGAGG from Aggregicoccus sp. 17bor-14 includes:
- a CDS encoding MlaD family protein, whose amino-acid sequence is MDPAPLPPPRRAHRQEVLAGALVLAGVLAILVALFTLTDASLFRGRYVLTSRVPDAGGIRKGDPVQMRGVNIGRVTGFRIEQDGVVVRLELEGEYRVPADSRMELKSGGLLGGTVAEVVPGKSAQVLADGASLPGKSGTGALDGVEQLTNRAEAALSQVQAMVSPETAQHVATSSAELERLLKELSGAAVEQRQELAQLTRSLRRSASGVEAAVAGPELARAVKRLDALSARMDQVSASLQRSSGSLEVVMGRIERGEGTLGRLSKDDTLYLSLNAAATNVAKAGREVGALSEDLRLHPERYVKLSLF
- a CDS encoding glycerol-3-phosphate dehydrogenase/oxidase; this translates as MSPASAALTRAATDPSGALSVPAPPSRAERLARLAGEAFDLLVIGGGATGAGVARDAALRGLKVALVEREDFASGTSSRSSRLIHGGLRYLEHGHLGLVFESSIERRRLLTLAPHLVRPLAFTWPVYAGARVPRWKLEAGLFLYDALSLFRNVRGYKGLSRGAVLAAEPALKPEGLKGGARYYDAATDDARLTFANALGALEAGACVLNHVRVAALVHEGGRAVGADLVDALTGQGLRVRARVLVNAAGPWTDEIRRLDEPEAAGHPSVRGSKGVHIEVPRERLGNREALTLLSPLDGRVMFILPAGPHAIIGTTETSTRAHPAEVRASESDVAYLLASANAFFPGAHLTRQDVVSAWAGIRPLASEAYGAHGGANSASREHALHVSASGVLGISGGKLTTYRVMARDVVDRVERELGRAHRRTPTEGLPLPGGERGHVPAEVLEARRAGLSPETAEHLVHAYGGRWRQVWALVQATPALAQPLCEGLPYLQAEALHGAQAELVHTLADLLVRRLKVAFETRDNGRAAARVAARVLAPALGWDAAEQQRQLERYDADAQRLFGIDPSDS
- a CDS encoding S8 family serine peptidase, with protein sequence MQRRVVVGWAALALGLGAGLAAGCGGDAKREPQELDRPTCSASLQDAPEAQLPADAEGRRPWLVRVPGGGGAQAQAAGRVSALAAAQAAVGHVGGRPVRALRGLPVLLARLTDAEAAQLARDPAVAALEPDRPVYALGLPDALARVGARAVLQGASGAFAQAGSAGEHTAGGRQVQAPEVWDADLDGRVDPGAPTGEGIRVCVLDTGLDPRHPELQGPYDPQVAAGHDFVDGDDDPSDYDAATKTWGGGHGTHVAGTIAAQLGSPGGLAPGMDPQGLVGMAPGATLLVGRVLDTTGRGSTATVLEGLTWCQAQGAHIVSLSLGSHTSSPAEESAFEAARQAGLLAIAATGNDSASKSCVVAPVSFPAAYPSVLAVGAVDAAGRIAPFSNQGPATSLVAPGVGVLSTVIRGVDLASDVHVAGAAVPAASIDFAGEGTFRGPLVDCGLAATADSCGALSPALAEKGFVALVQRGQLAFADKVRAVQAQGARAVLIANGDPGAAPGNLTLGGPPPAGAWPPAAVLGKEDAERVRAQAGLSTEVSVHPVDYASFSGTSMAVPHVSGVAALVWSARPGLRADQVRTLLEASARDLGEPGRDPAYGFGLVQARAALERLRSEPPEP
- a CDS encoding potassium/proton antiporter yields the protein MHEPHATALVLVSLGLLMSVSALFSRASGRFGVPVALLFLALGILAGSEGLGHIPFEDYGFAFRLGTVALVLILFDGGLNTPWGAVREGLGPAVVLATLGVAGTAGVVALGAHFFFGMGWPHALLVGAVVSSTDAAAVFSVLRGSGIHLQRRVGVTLELESGLNDPMAVILTLAMTEAIATGHRPGWSLLLEVPLQLAVGGACGVALGYAWRLLLNRVRLTAVGLYPVVTLGLAFLAFGLATLLHGSGFLAVYVAAVVVGNGLLPHRTGLLRVHDALAWFSQVVMFLVLGLLVLPSRLITVGWEGLGLGLLLAFVARPLVVALCLAPFRYPLREAAYVGWVGLRGAVPIILATFPVLVGVPDAAYVFNVVFFVVVVNALVPGGTVRHVTRWLRLESNTPPAPQAVLEISSMQQLNGDMASFFIGPASAVAHNAVMDVPFPPGSNLMLIVRGRELVAPRGDTQLLPGDHVYVFYRHEDEGLVKLLFGGLEEG
- a CDS encoding ABC transporter permease → MSAGGQSLPLRLVRGAGRRGEGVLRHAGGIGLLALGTLNATLRGRVRFADVVAQVYSMGVQSVPLVLITGMLAGVVTSQQGGYQFTGAVPLYVLGSIVTSSVILELGPVMTAFVLIGRVGARITAELGTMQVSEQIDALQALGRDPVSVLAAPRVLAGVLTVPLLVGLADAAGLFAGMLAAKVAVGLGPQSFLYGARLFWHSYDLLYSLGKGLTFGVVLPLISVHMGMRTRGGAEGVGRATTASVVFMIITVLVLDALFPPLFLN
- a CDS encoding RNA polymerase sigma factor, producing MALPSVLRLLPSREPLEARGAARAQPEAAVAAAAAAAAERAGEALLVRRARARDAAAFRTLYERHAPGVWRFARELLRDESAADEATQETFVRAHARLETLRDEERLASWLLGIARLVSLEARRARGAAALFDLPADDEEGQAVIEAVLPTPTPEALLLDRELEGLLGEALAGLSEGRRAALLLRLEHGLAYEEIAQVMGWNLPKVKNEIHRARLQLRERLAGHVGGER
- a CDS encoding zf-HC2 domain-containing protein, coding for MKATCYPTRLDRLLAGELSGAQALELRAHLRECGACAHELAWQRQERGLLAQRARGARAAAAARPGLRWEALEQRLRQVPARARARWERRGTMAAGALAAMLVAAFSLVLGAEPLPESSWGGELVSRAPGPEAACIEPGPDAVARHEARFEACLLASPLVSLR
- a CDS encoding ABC transporter ATP-binding protein; translation: MIEYLDVHKTFDVPVLAGLTLSVAKGERLSIVGPSGTGKSVLLKTTLGLIAPDRGDVRIGGQSVLAAKPAELRRLRRKVGYVFQNAALFDSLTVYENVAQGLPDDEQQQLGESAVVDRVVAALREVNLEPERVFLKLPSQLSGGMRKRVGLARALIAEPEVMLYDEPVTGLDPVNSAAVERLIVQIAEHTGATSVVVTHDIAGALEISHRIALLDRGRLRFVGTPDEFRRSEDPLVRAFAYREAAAEAAVRMMED
- a CDS encoding DUF3943 domain-containing protein, whose amino-acid sequence is MLHTAGLMVGMRVGLSLAWPRAYDPSRLREGLHSLGEAYTHLPEYHRGRPPLESDGDPWLLNGVGHGLFGAEVYGRARQCGHSAGASLAAAALASTAWEYGLEALHQRPSAQDLVWTPLAGALLGEGRFRLVRAVRGSGGSGLSAPRRVLLWVLDPLGEAERGLLGTEC